A genomic region of Zea mays cultivar B73 chromosome 6, Zm-B73-REFERENCE-NAM-5.0, whole genome shotgun sequence contains the following coding sequences:
- the LOC100277384 gene encoding uncharacterized protein LOC100277384, whose protein sequence is MEENIPHPREAQGPTVAQPAPAVVTPRDDALAPVAQLLSSSGDDESSDDELEVDFEFPFVCRDSPAGTAAPADELFADGRIRAFYPVFGRGTAGCVPRGGGGGGSGSCCTALPAAPPRVRGQLGRLFQEETRERSTSASFTASSGPATDEDGGLDGAAPGSYCVWRPGPSASASPSPPPPPPPRKSGSTGSMARWRRISDLVVGRSHSDGRDKFVFLAAAPRRGPKDKEPAATAPPAVAAHQMAAAYLARGVPPRRTFLPYREELVGFFANVNGISRSHHRPPF, encoded by the coding sequence ATGGAGGAGAACATTCCtcacccgagggaggcacaagggcCCACCGTCGCCCAACCGGCCCCGGCGGTCGTCACGCCCCGCGACGACGCTCTAGCTCCCGTAGCCCAGCTGCTGTCGTCCTCGGGCGATGATGAGTCGTCCGACGACGAGCTGGAGGTCGACTTCGAGTTCCCGTTCGTCTGCAGGGACTCCCCCGCGGGCACGGCCGCCCCGGCCGACGAGCTCTTCGCGGACGGCCGGATCAGGGCCTTCTACCCGGTGTTCGGCCGCGGCACGGCCGGGTGCGTCCcccgtggcggcggcggcggcggcagcggcagctgCTGCACGGCGCTGCCGGCCGCTCCGCCGCGGGTGAGGGGCCAGCTGGGTCGCCTGTTCCAGGAGGAGACACGGGAGCGCAGCACCTCCGCCAGCTTTACGGCGTCGTCCGGGCCCGCCACGGACGAGGACGGCGGCCTGGATGGCGCGGCGCCGGGGAGCTACTGCGTGTGGCGCCCGGGTCCGTCCGCGTCCGCGTCGccctccccgccgccgccgccgccgcccaggAAGAGCGGGTCCACGGGGTCCATGGCGCGGTGGCGCCGCATCAGCGACCTCGTCGTGGGCCGCAGCCACAGCGACGGCAGGGACAAGTTCGTCTTCCTCGCCGCCGCGCCCAGGAGGGGGCCCAAGGACAAGGAGCCTGCCGCCACTGCCCCGCCCGCGGTCGCCGCCCACCAGATGGCGGCGGCGTACCTCGCCAGGGGCGTCCCACCGCGGCGCACGTTCCTGCCGTACCGCGAGGAGCTCGTGGGCTTCTTCGCCAACGTGAACGGCATCAGTCGGAGCCACCACCGTCCGCCGTTCTGA
- the LOC103630771 gene encoding GATA transcription factor 15, whose translation MLRHCNTTTQQQHQRHRHRQSIPATALAPATMPSTTFSLFSPLPCSTKAHQYAPADWFDDDDSNSAVIATPPSPSSSSTGSVDCTLSLGTPSSRLAAPKQRPLPASSCGTMPWDVAAAADQSCCCCRRRQGSSSSSRPSVVVNKSAVMPCAGQDPLLVDRRCANCGTSSTPLWRNGPCGPKSLCNACGIRFKKKERRAAATAAMDQGGCAYVAERAQYGAAAGRAYYGSCEGPAFPCDGGDVADAEAAPQNFLAWRLDVVAPAQAQAAAFAAVWPEQTTLFQYN comes from the exons ATGCTCCGCCACTGCAACACCACcacccagcagcagcaccagcgCCATCGCCATCGCCAGAGCATCCCGGCCACTGCCCTCGCCCCCGCCACCATGCCGTCCACCACCTTCTCGCTCTTCTCCCCGCTGCCCTGCAGCACCAAGGCTCATCAATACGCGCCGGCGGACTGGTTCGACGACGACGACAGCAACAGCGCCGTCATCGCCACCCCTCCATCCCCGTCCTCCTCCTCCACGGGCTCCGTCGACTGCACGCTCTCGCTCGGCACGCCCTCGTCGCGCCTCGCCGCGCCCAAGCAGCGCCCGTTGCCGGCGTCGTCTTGCGGAACCATGCCGTGGgacgtcgccgccgccgctgaccagtcctgctgctgctgccgccgccgccagggcagcagcagcagcagcaggccctctGTCGTTGTGAACAAGAGCGCCGTCATGCCGTGCGCCGGGCAGGACCCCTTGCTCGTGGACCGCCGCTGCGCGAACTGCGGCACCTCGTCCACGCCGCTGTGGAGGAACGGACCTTGCGGGCCCAAG TCCCTGTGCAACGCCTGCGGCATCAGGTTCAAGAAGAAGGAACGGcgcgcggcggcgacggcagccatGGACCAGGGCGGTTGCGCCTACGTCGCGGAGCGGGCGCAGTACGGGGCGGCGGCCGGGAGGGCGTACTACGGCAGCTGCGAGGGGCCGGCGTTCCCGTGCGACGGTGGTGACGTCGCGGACGCCGAGGCAGCGCCGCAGAATTTCCTCGCGTGGCGGCTCGACGTCGTCGCTCCGGCGCAGGCGCAGGCGGCCGCGTTCGCTGCGGTCTGGCCGGAGCAGACGACCTTGTTCCAGTACAACTAA